One Prodigiosinella aquatilis DNA window includes the following coding sequences:
- the nifU gene encoding Fe-S cluster assembly protein NifU — MWNYSEKVKDHFFNPRNAKVVPEANAVGDVGSLSCGDALRLMLRVDPDSETILDAGFQTFGCGSAIASSSALTELIIGRTLLQAEQVTNQQIADYLDGLPPEKMHCSVMGQEALRAAIASYRGESLEDDHEEGALICKCFAVDEGQIRRAVVANGLTTLEEVINYTKAGGGCTSCHEKIELALAQILREQPVAAVTAPCPKNENWQSVAEVVAELRPHIQADGGDMSLVNVSEQQVTVALSGSCSDCMMTDMTLAWLQQKLVERVGRYMEVVVA, encoded by the coding sequence AAGTGAAAGATCATTTTTTTAATCCACGCAACGCCAAAGTGGTACCGGAAGCCAATGCCGTGGGTGATGTGGGTTCCCTGAGCTGTGGGGATGCGCTGCGCTTGATGCTGCGAGTGGATCCTGACAGTGAAACCATTCTGGATGCCGGTTTTCAAACCTTCGGTTGTGGCAGCGCCATCGCCTCCTCTTCCGCGCTGACCGAACTGATTATCGGTCGTACGTTGCTCCAGGCTGAGCAAGTGACCAATCAGCAAATTGCCGACTACCTTGATGGATTACCGCCGGAAAAAATGCACTGCTCGGTCATGGGACAGGAGGCGTTGCGTGCAGCCATTGCCAGCTATCGCGGTGAATCCCTGGAGGATGACCACGAAGAGGGGGCACTGATCTGCAAATGCTTTGCCGTCGATGAAGGGCAGATTCGGCGCGCGGTGGTGGCCAACGGCCTGACCACGCTGGAAGAGGTTATCAATTACACCAAAGCGGGCGGCGGTTGTACGTCCTGTCATGAAAAAATCGAGCTGGCGCTGGCGCAGATCCTGCGTGAACAACCGGTGGCGGCGGTAACGGCGCCTTGTCCCAAAAATGAAAACTGGCAATCCGTGGCTGAGGTAGTGGCTGAACTGCGTCCCCACATTCAGGCGGATGGCGGTGACATGTCGCTGGTCAATGTTAGCGAACAACAGGTGACGGTGGCGCTTTCCGGTAGTTGCAGTGACTGTATGATGACCGACATGACGCTGGCCTGGTTACAGCAAAAACTGGTTGAACGCGTTGGGCGCTACATGGAAGTGGTGGTGGCGTAA